In Pseudomonas poae, a single genomic region encodes these proteins:
- a CDS encoding alpha/beta hydrolase: protein MFAGFQKDQRHVNGVSISYRKGGTGPGLLLLHGHPQTHVIWHKIAEQLAEHFTVVAADLRGYGDSSKPPANDHHTHYSKREMARDGVELMNALGFDTFSVLAHDRGARVAHRLALDHPTAVQRMVLLDIAPTLSMYAQTDEAFARAYWHWFFLIRPAPLPEALIESNPELYLRSVMGSRSAGLKPFTDEAFAEYLRCLKLPGAATGICEDYRAAAGIDLEHDQADIDANHHLNLPLLVMWGAEGTVGRCFEPLKEWQKVATDVRGKALPAGHYIAEEAPELLLGEVLAFLR, encoded by the coding sequence CTGCACGGGCACCCGCAAACCCACGTGATCTGGCACAAGATCGCCGAACAGCTGGCCGAACACTTCACCGTGGTCGCCGCCGACCTGCGCGGCTACGGCGACAGCAGCAAGCCGCCGGCCAATGACCATCACACTCACTACTCGAAGCGGGAAATGGCGCGAGACGGCGTCGAGCTGATGAACGCGTTGGGCTTCGACACCTTCTCGGTACTGGCCCACGACCGCGGCGCCCGCGTGGCCCACCGCCTGGCCCTGGACCACCCGACCGCCGTGCAACGCATGGTGCTGCTGGATATCGCCCCGACCCTGTCGATGTACGCGCAAACCGATGAGGCCTTCGCCCGGGCGTACTGGCACTGGTTCTTCCTGATCCGTCCGGCGCCGCTGCCGGAGGCTCTGATCGAAAGCAACCCCGAGTTGTACCTGCGCAGCGTCATGGGTAGCCGCAGCGCCGGGCTCAAGCCATTCACCGACGAGGCATTTGCCGAATACCTGCGCTGCCTGAAACTGCCAGGCGCCGCCACGGGCATCTGCGAAGACTACCGCGCCGCCGCCGGCATCGACCTGGAACACGACCAGGCGGACATCGACGCCAACCACCACTTGAACTTGCCGCTGCTGGTGATGTGGGGCGCCGAAGGGACTGTCGGCCGCTGTTTCGAACCGCTCAAGGAATGGCAGAAAGTCGCCACCGACGTACGCGGCAAGGCCCTGCCGGCTGGCCATTACATCGCCGAAGAGGCCCCCGAGTTATTGCTGGGTGAAGTGCTGGCCTTCCTGCGCTGA
- a CDS encoding LysR family transcriptional regulator — protein MPPALLLMTHKKDTVPLPEDLRVFLTVIRKAGFAAAADELGLSPAYVSKRIQILETTLATRLLHRTSRRIALTEDGERVQRWAVRILEDFQQLSDELTDAHDSPRGHLHLCSSFGFGRNHVAPAVSLLAEQYPDLEIRLDLFDRVVDIVSEGFDLEIRVGDDIPGQHIGRQLVSNRRVLCAAPTYLQRRGAPQHLSDLEQHDCLVIKERDNAFGIWNLEREGIQESVRVRGPLSSNNGEIVLQWALDGRGVLLRSMWDVKPLLEQGKLVQVLHDYTQSANVWAVYPTRLAYSGKLRACVEFLQEHFKGLSI, from the coding sequence ATACCGCCAGCCCTGCTTCTGATGACTCATAAGAAAGATACCGTGCCCCTACCCGAAGACCTGCGGGTGTTCTTGACCGTGATCCGCAAGGCCGGCTTCGCGGCGGCCGCCGATGAGCTGGGATTGTCGCCAGCGTATGTCAGCAAGCGCATCCAGATCCTCGAAACCACCCTGGCCACCCGCCTGCTGCACCGCACCAGCCGGCGCATCGCCCTCACCGAAGACGGTGAACGGGTGCAGCGCTGGGCCGTGCGCATCCTCGAAGACTTCCAGCAACTGTCCGATGAGCTCACCGATGCCCACGACAGCCCGCGCGGCCACTTGCACCTGTGCAGCAGCTTCGGCTTCGGGCGCAACCATGTGGCGCCTGCCGTGTCGCTACTGGCAGAACAATACCCGGACCTGGAAATCCGCCTGGATCTGTTCGACCGCGTGGTGGATATCGTCAGCGAAGGGTTCGACCTGGAGATCCGTGTGGGCGATGACATCCCCGGCCAACACATCGGTCGACAGTTGGTGAGCAACCGCCGAGTGTTGTGTGCCGCGCCCACGTATCTGCAGCGCCGGGGCGCGCCGCAACACCTGAGCGACCTGGAGCAACACGACTGCCTGGTAATCAAGGAACGTGACAACGCGTTTGGCATCTGGAACCTGGAGCGCGAAGGCATTCAGGAAAGCGTGCGGGTACGCGGACCGTTGTCGTCCAACAACGGCGAGATCGTATTGCAGTGGGCATTGGATGGGCGCGGCGTGTTACTACGTTCGATGTGGGATGTGAAACCACTGCTGGAGCAAGGCAAGCTGGTTCAGGTACTGCACGACTACACCCAGAGCGCCAACGTGTGGGCGGTGTACCCGACACGGTTGGCGTATTCCGGGAAGCTGCGGGCGTGTGTGGAGTTTTTGCAGGAGCATTTCAAGGGGCTGTCGATCTAG
- the leuD gene encoding 3-isopropylmalate dehydratase small subunit, whose amino-acid sequence MSLQPFTLVTGKAAPMLAANIDTDVIMPKQFLKGIDRNGLDRGLFFDLRFLPNGEPNPEFVLNQPAWQGASFMVVGSNFGCGSSREHAVWGLKQMGIRALIGSSFAGIFYDNCQRNGVLLITLEEAVLQKLGQTVGQPEQAQISVDLQAQEIGLANGEVIPFQIDTLRKTALLLGLDAIGSTLQRSEQIKAFERQHLQANPWLS is encoded by the coding sequence ATGAGCCTGCAACCCTTCACCCTGGTCACCGGCAAAGCCGCACCGATGCTGGCAGCGAATATCGACACCGACGTGATCATGCCCAAGCAGTTTCTCAAGGGCATCGACCGCAACGGCCTGGACCGCGGGTTGTTCTTCGACCTGCGCTTTTTGCCCAACGGTGAACCCAACCCTGAATTCGTGCTGAACCAACCGGCGTGGCAGGGCGCTAGCTTTATGGTGGTGGGGTCGAACTTTGGTTGTGGCTCCAGTCGCGAGCATGCGGTGTGGGGCCTGAAACAGATGGGTATTCGCGCGCTGATCGGCAGCAGCTTTGCCGGGATTTTCTATGACAATTGCCAGCGCAATGGCGTGTTGTTGATTACGTTGGAAGAGGCGGTGTTGCAGAAACTGGGGCAGACCGTGGGCCAGCCGGAGCAGGCGCAGATCAGTGTGGACTTGCAAGCGCAGGAGATTGGTTTGGCGAATGGCGAGGTGATCCCTTTCCAGATCGACACCCTGCGCAAGACTGCGCTATTGCTGGGACTGGATGCGATTGGCAGCACGTTGCAGCGCAGTGAGCAGATCAAGGCGTTCGAGCGTCAGCACCTGCAAGCCAACCCCTGGCTCAGCTGA
- a CDS encoding ABC transporter substrate-binding protein — protein sequence MSISSPLSRLLVVGLFSLMLSPFAHAEAAKRLRIGITLHPYYSYVTNIVGDKADVVPLIPAGFNPHAYEPRADDIKRIGGLDVIVLNGVGHDDFADRMIATSERPDIPVIEANENVPLLAATGNAARGAGKVVNPHTFLSISASIAQVNNIARELGKLDPDNAKTYTQNARAYVKRLRQMRADALAKLTSAPNPDLRVATVHAAYDYLLREFGLEVTAVVEPAHGIEPSPSQLKKTIDELRALDVKVIFSEMDFPSTYVETIQRESGVKLYPLSHISYGEYSPEKYEVEMTGNLNTVVRAIQESGA from the coding sequence ATGTCTATTTCATCGCCCCTGTCGCGCCTGTTAGTGGTTGGCCTGTTCAGCCTGATGCTCAGCCCCTTTGCACATGCCGAGGCAGCCAAACGCCTGCGTATCGGTATCACCCTGCACCCTTACTACAGCTACGTGACGAATATCGTCGGTGACAAAGCCGACGTCGTGCCGCTGATTCCCGCCGGTTTCAACCCCCACGCCTACGAGCCGCGCGCCGATGACATCAAGCGCATCGGCGGCCTGGACGTGATCGTACTCAACGGCGTCGGCCATGATGACTTTGCCGACCGCATGATCGCCACCAGCGAGCGCCCGGATATTCCGGTGATCGAAGCCAACGAAAATGTGCCACTGCTGGCCGCCACCGGTAACGCTGCGCGCGGTGCGGGCAAGGTGGTCAACCCGCACACCTTCCTGTCGATCAGCGCGTCGATTGCCCAGGTCAACAACATCGCCCGCGAACTGGGCAAGCTCGACCCGGACAATGCCAAGACTTACACCCAGAACGCTCGCGCCTACGTCAAGCGCCTGCGCCAGATGCGCGCCGACGCCCTGGCCAAGCTGACCAGCGCACCTAACCCGGACCTGCGCGTGGCCACCGTGCACGCGGCCTACGACTACCTGCTGCGCGAATTCGGCCTGGAAGTCACGGCCGTGGTCGAACCGGCCCACGGTATCGAGCCCAGCCCGAGCCAGTTGAAAAAGACCATCGACGAACTGCGCGCCCTGGATGTGAAGGTGATCTTCTCGGAGATGGATTTCCCGTCCACCTACGTCGAGACCATCCAGCGAGAATCCGGGGTCAAGTTGTACCCGCTGTCGCATATTTCCTACGGCGAATACAGCCCTGAGAAGTACGAAGTGGAAATGACCGGCAACCTCAACACCGTGGTCCGGGCGATTCAGGAGTCGGGGGCATGA
- a CDS encoding UTRA domain-containing protein — MRDEAIKAVTSIGLALQEQIDHGLLPPASKLPAERKLSELFGTTRITVREALLQLEAQGQIYREERRGWFVSPPRLAYNLMQRSHFHAMVSDQGRVPSTEVISARLQPASAAVCAWLQLPALSSVIQICRGRRIDGRLVLYVEHYLNPQYFPGILDCDLNQSMTELYARKYDLHYGRVRFEIVPTSLPVEAAAALRVSSGSPGLRIARVNYDQHQRLIDCDLEFWRHDAIHVGVDVV, encoded by the coding sequence ATGCGTGATGAGGCAATCAAGGCGGTGACATCCATTGGCCTGGCGCTGCAAGAGCAGATCGACCACGGCCTGTTGCCGCCTGCAAGCAAACTGCCCGCCGAGCGCAAGCTCAGCGAGTTGTTTGGTACCACTCGAATTACCGTGCGGGAAGCCTTGTTACAACTGGAAGCCCAAGGGCAGATTTACCGGGAAGAACGCCGTGGCTGGTTTGTCTCGCCGCCACGGCTGGCTTACAACTTGATGCAGCGCAGCCACTTTCACGCGATGGTCAGTGACCAGGGGCGAGTGCCGTCTACCGAAGTGATCTCGGCGCGGCTGCAACCAGCGTCGGCGGCGGTGTGTGCGTGGTTGCAACTGCCGGCATTGTCCAGCGTGATCCAGATCTGCCGGGGCCGGCGCATTGATGGGCGCTTGGTGTTGTATGTAGAGCACTACCTGAACCCGCAGTACTTTCCGGGGATTCTGGACTGCGACCTGAACCAGTCGATGACCGAGCTGTACGCCCGCAAGTACGACTTGCACTACGGGCGTGTGCGCTTTGAGATTGTGCCGACATCATTGCCGGTAGAGGCCGCCGCCGCGTTGCGCGTGTCGTCGGGCAGCCCGGGCTTGCGCATTGCCCGGGTCAACTATGACCAGCATCAACGCTTGATCGACTGCGACCTGGAATTCTGGCGGCATGATGCGATCCACGTGGGTGTGGACGTGGTGTGA
- a CDS encoding ABC transporter permease subunit: MTRGRWLALLCLVPFALFFIVFEIAPLVWVLINSLQTEEAGWGLENFTRIFSSKFYLQAIQFSLEISFYSSVFGIIIATLGSYSLRRVDSPLRNFVTAFANMTSNFSGVPLAFAFIILLGFNGSITLMLKQAGVIQDFNLYSKTGLIILYTYFQIPLGVLLLYPAFDALREDWRESAALLGANGWQFWRHIGLPVLTPALLGTFVILLANALGAYATVYALTTGNFNVLPIRIAGLVSGDVSLDPNMASALAVVLVALMTVVTVVHQLLLKRSYHVSR; this comes from the coding sequence ATGACCCGTGGTAGATGGCTGGCGCTGCTGTGTCTGGTGCCGTTTGCGTTGTTCTTTATCGTGTTCGAAATTGCCCCGCTGGTGTGGGTGCTGATCAACAGCCTGCAAACCGAAGAAGCCGGCTGGGGCCTGGAAAACTTCACGCGTATCTTCAGCTCGAAGTTCTACCTGCAAGCCATCCAGTTCAGCCTGGAGATCAGCTTCTACTCCAGCGTCTTCGGCATCATCATCGCCACGCTGGGCAGCTACTCCCTGCGCCGGGTGGATTCGCCACTGCGCAATTTCGTCACCGCGTTTGCCAACATGACCAGCAACTTTTCCGGCGTGCCCCTGGCGTTCGCGTTCATCATCCTGCTGGGATTCAACGGCAGCATCACCCTGATGCTCAAGCAGGCGGGGGTCATCCAGGACTTCAACCTGTACTCCAAAACCGGGCTGATCATCCTCTATACCTATTTCCAGATTCCCCTCGGCGTGCTGCTGCTCTACCCCGCCTTTGACGCGCTGCGCGAGGACTGGCGCGAGTCGGCCGCCTTGCTCGGCGCCAACGGCTGGCAGTTCTGGCGGCATATCGGCTTGCCGGTGCTCACGCCAGCGCTGCTGGGTACCTTCGTGATCCTGCTGGCCAACGCATTGGGCGCCTACGCAACGGTGTATGCACTGACTACCGGCAACTTCAACGTACTGCCGATCCGCATCGCGGGCCTGGTCTCCGGCGATGTGTCACTCGACCCGAACATGGCCAGCGCCCTGGCCGTGGTGCTGGTGGCACTGATGACGGTGGTCACTGTGGTCCATCAATTGCTGCTCAAGAGGAGCTACCATGTCTCGCGCTGA
- a CDS encoding ABC transporter permease, which produces MSRAEAGPASLYHRVVVWVLFAILVLPLVGTFVYSIASSWSATILPAGFTVKWYVQLWSDPRFLMAFGQSLLVCVGALILSVVLILPLLFVVHYHFPKLDALMNILILLPFAVPPVVSSVGLLQLYGSGPMAMVGTPWILIGCYFTVALPFMYRAITNNLQAINLRDLMDASQLLGASTWQAAILVVLPNLRKGLMVALLLSFSFLFGEFVFANILVGTRYETLQVYLNNMRNSSGHFTSAVVISYFFFVLVLTWAANILNKDKSQ; this is translated from the coding sequence ATGTCTCGCGCTGAAGCCGGCCCGGCCTCGCTCTACCATCGGGTAGTGGTGTGGGTGTTGTTTGCGATCCTGGTACTGCCTTTGGTGGGCACCTTTGTCTACTCGATTGCCAGCAGTTGGTCGGCGACCATCCTGCCCGCAGGCTTTACCGTGAAGTGGTACGTGCAGTTGTGGAGCGACCCGCGCTTCCTGATGGCCTTCGGGCAGTCGTTGCTGGTGTGCGTGGGTGCATTGATCCTGTCAGTGGTGCTGATCTTGCCGCTGTTGTTCGTGGTGCATTACCACTTCCCCAAGCTCGATGCGCTGATGAACATCCTGATCCTGCTGCCCTTTGCGGTGCCGCCGGTGGTGTCTTCGGTGGGCCTGCTGCAGCTCTACGGCTCCGGGCCGATGGCAATGGTGGGCACGCCGTGGATTCTGATCGGTTGCTATTTCACCGTGGCGCTGCCGTTCATGTACCGGGCGATCACCAACAACCTGCAAGCCATCAACCTGCGCGACCTGATGGACGCCTCCCAACTGCTCGGCGCCAGCACCTGGCAGGCGGCGATCCTGGTGGTGCTGCCAAACCTGCGCAAAGGCCTGATGGTTGCGCTGCTGCTGTCGTTCTCGTTCCTGTTCGGTGAATTCGTCTTTGCCAATATCCTCGTGGGCACCCGCTACGAAACCCTGCAGGTGTACCTCAACAACATGCGTAACAGCAGCGGCCACTTCACCAGTGCCGTCGTGATTTCCTACTTCTTCTTTGTGCTGGTGCTGACCTGGGCCGCCAATATCTTGAACAAGGACAAAAGCCAATGA
- a CDS encoding NAD(P)H-quinone oxidoreductase: protein MKALQGVEGHVEWLDEASPTCDVGQVRIRVAAAGLNRADLLQRAGLYPPPPGASHVLGLECSGVISEVGAGSSWQVGDRVCALLAGGGMAEEVVVDARHVLPVPEGLSLIEAAALPEVYSTAWLNLFQLAGLKPGEKVLLHAGASGVGSAAIQLCKAFGSPCWVSVGSAERLAYCEDLGAQGGVVRTDGIEALRDFGPFDVILDPVGGDYAALDLKLLALDGRWVLIGLMGGREAKLDLAQVLGKRVQLLGSTLRSRSDQFKADLFSDLSQHVWPLFVEGRLSPQLAKTFAIKDAEAAFAELATNQISGKLVLVIDESLT from the coding sequence GTGAAAGCATTGCAAGGCGTTGAAGGTCATGTGGAGTGGTTGGATGAAGCAAGTCCTACATGCGATGTAGGCCAAGTTCGTATTCGTGTGGCGGCGGCGGGCCTCAATCGGGCCGATTTATTGCAGCGAGCGGGCCTTTATCCGCCGCCACCGGGCGCCAGCCATGTGCTGGGCCTGGAGTGTTCCGGGGTGATCAGCGAGGTCGGGGCAGGCTCATCGTGGCAAGTGGGCGACCGTGTTTGCGCGCTGCTGGCCGGCGGCGGCATGGCCGAAGAAGTAGTGGTGGATGCGCGCCACGTGCTGCCGGTACCCGAAGGCCTGTCGCTGATCGAAGCGGCGGCGCTGCCTGAGGTGTACAGCACGGCGTGGCTGAATCTGTTCCAGTTGGCTGGCCTCAAACCCGGTGAGAAAGTGTTGCTGCATGCCGGCGCCAGTGGCGTGGGTTCAGCCGCAATCCAGCTGTGCAAGGCGTTTGGCAGCCCCTGCTGGGTCAGCGTGGGCTCGGCGGAGCGCCTGGCGTACTGCGAAGACTTGGGCGCCCAGGGCGGCGTGGTACGTACCGACGGCATCGAGGCACTGCGGGACTTTGGGCCGTTCGATGTGATTCTCGACCCGGTGGGCGGTGACTATGCGGCCCTCGATCTCAAGTTGCTGGCCCTGGATGGTCGTTGGGTGTTGATCGGCTTGATGGGCGGGCGTGAAGCCAAGCTGGACCTGGCTCAAGTGCTCGGCAAGCGTGTGCAACTGCTGGGCTCGACCCTGCGCAGTCGCAGTGATCAGTTCAAGGCCGACCTGTTCAGCGACCTGAGCCAGCATGTATGGCCGTTGTTTGTTGAGGGGCGGCTGAGCCCGCAATTGGCCAAGACCTTTGCGATCAAGGATGCCGAGGCGGCGTTTGCCGAGCTGGCGACCAATCAAATTTCCGGGAAGCTTGTTTTGGTGATCGACGAAAGCCTGACCTGA
- a CDS encoding GGDEF domain-containing protein, with amino-acid sequence MTMTEQLNALGSILAQGSLHSLFQPIICLSERRILGYEALSRGPSNSPLHSPVALFSVAGQAGRLSELEMACRESACRRFSEQKLPGKLFLNVSPESLMETAHQPGRTLQLLHDYGIPPSQVVIELTEQTPTDDFDLLQTALHHYRNMGFSIALDDLGAGYSSLRLWSELRPDYVKIDRHFIDGIHQDALKREFVGSILQIAKASRAQVIAEGIELPEELAVLTEMGVDLVQGYLLCRPQEHPPQEVRQMLPKPDSANVALSDEGSDLSALLNEQPAMDQDTATAQVLEAFRRQANLNSLAVLDGRGQPVGIVHRHSLSDALLKPFATDLFARKPISRLMSTDFLAVELSQSLQQVSRLLTSRARQRIEEDFIITLNGDYLGLGRVIDVLKLITELKIQQARYANPLTLLPGNVPIQQCLTRLLQQQRESVICYVDIDSFKPFNDIYGYGRGDEVLLCLAQCLNDRVDPSRDFVGHIGGDDFLLVLGPQDWRKRLNQLLDDFHTQCRRFYRAEHLEAGCFVALNRQGVRQEFALLSLSIGVVHLYPQACGQLDASQLAELASQAKHHAKDMAGYSIHVIDSMDALPQAL; translated from the coding sequence ATGACCATGACCGAACAGCTGAATGCATTGGGCTCTATCCTGGCTCAAGGCAGTTTGCACAGCTTGTTCCAACCGATCATCTGCCTGTCCGAACGGCGCATTCTCGGCTATGAAGCCCTAAGCCGCGGTCCGTCCAACAGCCCGTTGCACTCCCCCGTCGCCTTGTTCTCGGTGGCTGGCCAGGCGGGACGCCTCAGTGAACTGGAAATGGCGTGTCGCGAAAGCGCCTGTCGACGTTTCAGCGAGCAAAAGCTGCCGGGCAAGCTGTTCCTGAACGTCTCGCCGGAATCCCTGATGGAAACCGCCCATCAACCGGGACGTACCCTGCAATTGCTGCATGACTACGGCATTCCTCCAAGCCAGGTAGTGATCGAACTCACTGAACAAACCCCCACCGACGATTTCGACCTGCTGCAAACCGCACTGCACCACTACCGCAACATGGGCTTCTCGATCGCCCTGGACGACTTGGGCGCCGGCTATTCCAGCCTGCGCTTGTGGTCAGAACTGCGGCCGGACTACGTGAAGATCGACCGACACTTTATCGACGGCATCCATCAGGATGCGCTCAAGCGCGAGTTTGTCGGCTCGATCCTGCAAATCGCCAAGGCGTCACGCGCGCAGGTGATCGCCGAGGGCATCGAACTGCCTGAAGAGTTGGCCGTGTTGACCGAAATGGGGGTGGACCTGGTCCAGGGCTATTTGCTGTGTCGTCCACAAGAACATCCGCCGCAGGAAGTGCGCCAGATGCTGCCCAAGCCCGACAGCGCCAACGTAGCCCTGAGTGATGAAGGCAGCGACCTGAGCGCCCTGCTCAACGAGCAACCGGCGATGGACCAAGACACCGCCACCGCCCAGGTGCTCGAGGCGTTCCGCCGCCAGGCCAACCTCAACTCCTTGGCGGTGCTGGATGGCCGTGGCCAACCGGTCGGCATCGTGCACCGGCATTCGCTGTCGGACGCGCTGCTCAAACCGTTCGCCACCGACCTGTTTGCGCGAAAACCCATCAGCCGCTTGATGAGCACCGACTTCCTGGCGGTGGAACTGAGCCAATCGCTGCAACAGGTCAGCCGGCTGCTCACCAGCCGTGCGCGGCAACGCATCGAAGAAGATTTCATCATCACGCTAAACGGTGATTACTTGGGCCTCGGCCGGGTGATCGATGTGCTCAAGCTGATCACCGAACTGAAGATCCAGCAGGCGCGCTACGCCAACCCACTGACCCTGCTGCCAGGCAACGTGCCGATCCAGCAATGCCTAACGCGGTTACTGCAACAGCAACGCGAGTCGGTGATTTGCTACGTGGATATCGACAGCTTCAAGCCATTCAACGATATCTACGGTTATGGGCGCGGGGATGAGGTGTTGCTGTGCCTGGCACAGTGCCTGAACGACCGGGTAGACCCCAGCCGCGACTTTGTCGGGCATATCGGCGGAGATGATTTCTTACTGGTGCTGGGCCCGCAGGATTGGCGCAAGCGACTCAACCAGTTGCTGGATGACTTCCATACCCAATGCCGACGCTTCTACCGCGCCGAGCACCTCGAGGCCGGCTGCTTCGTGGCATTGAACCGCCAGGGCGTGCGCCAGGAATTCGCGCTGCTGTCACTGTCTATCGGCGTGGTGCATTTATATCCACAGGCCTGTGGACAACTCGATGCCAGCCAATTGGCAGAATTGGCGTCGCAGGCCAAGCATCATGCCAAGGACATGGCCGGCTACAGCATCCATGTGATCGACAGCATGGACGCGCTGCCCCAGGCACTTTAG
- a CDS encoding helix-turn-helix domain-containing protein: MDIQIISRNGEPEYAVLPWDQYQALLKAAGQQPPTQAPSSTAQAAPPQDLRPLADLRGLREAKGLAIEALARTVGISPSYLALIESGERQPDAAIRRSLAWELGVAGWRDES; the protein is encoded by the coding sequence ATGGATATTCAGATAATTTCACGGAACGGCGAGCCCGAATACGCGGTGTTGCCATGGGATCAGTACCAGGCGCTGCTAAAAGCTGCCGGTCAGCAACCACCGACTCAAGCACCTTCTTCTACCGCCCAAGCCGCACCGCCACAGGACCTGCGCCCGCTGGCGGACCTGCGTGGTTTGCGCGAAGCCAAAGGCCTGGCCATTGAAGCCCTGGCCCGCACGGTGGGCATCAGCCCTTCGTACCTCGCATTGATCGAAAGTGGTGAACGCCAGCCGGATGCCGCGATCCGCCGCAGCTTGGCCTGGGAATTGGGCGTTGCAGGTTGGAGGGATGAATCTTGA
- a CDS encoding DUF1232 domain-containing protein has protein sequence MKPPFNFTRFLPMAARLLGRGRLPTLLFAVAAKSSNQGSRLGKLKDDLKLLQALCLAYWRGEYRAISPKALISVVAGLMYFLSPIDAIPDFIPVFGMLDDIAVLAWVMKTLDGELSAFRAWRDAQRPEKLAVVERLPATPALLAKENPQKNG, from the coding sequence ATGAAACCACCCTTCAATTTCACCCGTTTCCTGCCCATGGCCGCACGCTTGCTTGGCCGTGGCCGTTTGCCAACCCTGCTGTTTGCCGTCGCCGCCAAGAGCTCTAACCAGGGCAGCCGGCTGGGCAAGCTCAAGGACGATCTCAAACTGTTGCAGGCCCTGTGCCTGGCCTACTGGCGCGGTGAGTACCGGGCTATCAGCCCCAAGGCGCTGATCTCGGTTGTGGCGGGGTTGATGTATTTCCTCAGCCCGATTGACGCGATCCCGGATTTTATCCCGGTGTTCGGCATGCTCGATGACATTGCTGTACTGGCGTGGGTCATGAAGACCCTGGACGGTGAGTTGAGCGCCTTTCGTGCGTGGCGTGACGCGCAGCGCCCGGAAAAGCTCGCAGTGGTGGAACGTTTGCCTGCGACACCGGCCTTACTGGCCAAGGAAAACCCGCAAAAAAATGGATGA
- a CDS encoding FKBP-type peptidyl-prolyl cis-trans isomerase, which produces MKQHRLAAAVALVSLVLAGCDSQTSVELKTPAQKASYGIGLNMGKSLAQEGMDDLDSKAVAQGIEDAVGKKEQKLKDDELVEAFAALQKRAEERMTKMSEESAAAGKKFLEDNAKKDGVVTTASGLQYKIVKKADGAQPKPTDVVTVHYTGKLTNGTTFDSSVDRGSPIDLPVSGVIPGWVEGLQLMHVGEKVELYIPSDLAYGAQSPSPAIPANSVLVFDLELLAIKDPAKAEAPDAPAAPAAKK; this is translated from the coding sequence ATGAAACAGCATCGGTTGGCGGCGGCGGTGGCCCTGGTTAGCCTGGTACTTGCGGGTTGTGATTCGCAGACCAGCGTAGAGCTGAAAACCCCGGCGCAGAAGGCTTCCTACGGCATCGGCCTGAACATGGGCAAGAGCCTTGCCCAAGAAGGCATGGATGACCTGGATTCCAAAGCAGTAGCCCAAGGCATCGAAGATGCCGTCGGCAAAAAAGAGCAGAAGCTCAAAGACGACGAATTGGTTGAAGCGTTTGCAGCACTGCAGAAACGTGCTGAAGAACGCATGACCAAAATGAGCGAAGAGTCGGCAGCCGCCGGCAAGAAATTCCTCGAAGACAACGCCAAGAAAGACGGCGTCGTCACCACCGCTTCCGGCCTGCAGTACAAGATCGTCAAGAAAGCCGACGGCGCACAGCCTAAGCCGACTGATGTCGTGACTGTTCACTACACCGGCAAGCTCACCAACGGCACTACCTTTGACAGCTCCGTGGATCGCGGTAGCCCGATTGACCTGCCGGTCAGCGGTGTGATCCCAGGTTGGGTCGAAGGCCTGCAACTGATGCACGTCGGCGAGAAGGTCGAGTTGTACATTCCTTCCGACCTGGCCTACGGCGCTCAGAGCCCGAGCCCGGCGATTCCAGCCAACTCCGTGCTGGTATTCGACCTGGAACTGCTGGCCATCAAGGACCCAGCCAAGGCTGAAGCCCCTGACGCACCTGCAGCACCAGCCGCCAAGAAGTAA